One window from the genome of Nicotiana tomentosiformis chromosome 5, ASM39032v3, whole genome shotgun sequence encodes:
- the LOC138892662 gene encoding uncharacterized protein → MSAPPGNWEGQSTARSSLFNSQYYSWWKNRMRDHIIGEDYELWDIVTDGPLATMNINAEGEEVAKTRADCNADDLQKWEKNAKAKKWHVCGLGPDEYSRIQSYTTAKEIWDTLQVAHEGTPQVKRSRRTLLYSQYENFTMKEGKTIQEMYTRFTTLTNELKSLGRIISEEDRVEKTLTRVLAVTWEQNHCHSRIKEHFQS, encoded by the coding sequence atgagtgcaccacctggaaactgggaagggcaatccactgctaggtcATCACTTTTCAACAgccagtattactcttggtggaaaaacaggatgagagatcacatcataggagaagactatgagctatgggacattgtcacagatggACCATTGGCTACCATGAATATAAAtgccgaaggagaagaggtgGCAAAGACAAGAGCTGACTGCAATGCTGACGACTTgcagaaatgggagaagaatgctaaagcgaAGAAATGGCATGTTTGTGGactcggtccagatgagtacagtagaatccaaagctataccactgctaaggaaatctgggacactttacaagtggctcatgaaggaacacctcaagtgaaaAGGTCCAGAAGAACACTattatattctcaatatgagaattttacCATGAAGGAAGGGaaaaccatccaagagatgtatacaaggttcaccacattgacaaatgaacttaagtctcttggaagaattatttctgaagaagacagagttgaGAAGACTTTGACAAGGGTTCTGGCAGTTACTTGggagcaaaatcactgccattcaaGAATCAAAGAACATTTCCAGTCTTaa